GTAATTTATTAACATGGGCATTTATCctcctctaaaaatataaatttgtcaTGACCGATGAAAAACCAATTTCAATATTAAAAGCTATACCATATAAGTacagaaattccattcgacccagccatcccattactgggtatatacccaaaggactataaatcatgctgctataaagacacatgcacacgtatgtttattgccgcattattcacaatagcaaagacttggaaccaacccaaatgtccaacaatgatagactggattaagaaaatgtggcacatatacaccatggaatactacgcagccataaaaaatgatgagttcacgtcctttgtagggacatggatgaaattggaaatcatcattctcagtaaactatcgcaagaacaaaaaaccaaacaccgcatattctcactcataggtgggaattgaacaatgagaacacatggacagaggaaggggaacatcacacttcggggactgttgtggggtggggggaggggggagggatagcattgggagatatacctaatgctagatgacaagttggtgggtgcagcgcaccagcatggcacatgtatacatatgtaacttacctgcacattgcgcacatgtaccataaaacctaaagtataataatgatgataataataataataataataaaagaaaaaaaaaaaaaaaaaaaagctataccAAATTGTTATGCTGCCTGGCACCTAAAATCAGactctacaaataatttacaaaattcaAATCGAATCCACTGTAGTATTCCCTCCTGTTTCCTCCACTCCTGACAGCACCCAGTATTCTGCCTTGTCTCCATGTTTGCCCAGACAGGGTGCCAAGTCCTCTGGGAGGAATGACTGTCACTCATACCTCCTCACATACACACCAAGGAAGTTGGCTTATGCAGTCAAGTTTGGCCAATGTTGATATGGCTGAAAGGCCCGGAaagcctttccccatttcttttcctATCTTTGTAGCATTCCTGTTCCTTTGCAGATTTAATTTCTGTTGAGCCTAATGTTTTGCTCAACAAGTCTCTTACTATTCTCtaaatggcttttaaaatgaTCACAGAAGGAATTCACAAAATGAAATGCCTAGAGAGTTAATGGAATAATAAGTACTTTCCTTGTCTTAGATGCGGAGGTGCTTCCAACCAGGAGAATTAAGGGGAGAAGACAACAGAGGTTTAGGGAGAGGACTCCCTCTGGGGAGTCTAAGTGCTGATGCCTTGTTCAAAGCTTCACCACATCTTCTTCTCAGCGGATGAAGGGACCCCAAGGAGGAAATTCACCTGAAAAGAATTCCCTGTGACACTTGGGTGTTTTTCCTGAGAAAAAGCagacttcctctttttttcttcttctacccCACAGTAAGGAGGAGCTAGATAACTTTGGCAGGACATTACTAAGATTTGAATTTCTGCATTATCTATCATCTACATTCTCTAGATATTCTGCACTTTTTTTTGGTTTAACCTATAAAACTCTTCCCTAAGCCTCACATATGGTAGTAACTAATCATGGCAAGAGCTATGACTACAAACTTGTAGGTTCCTATCACTAATGTCCCTTTTTTGGAAAAGGAAGGTATTTTCCAAAGAGCCTTTCTCGAGGTGCTAACATAATCTCTTAAAATCAGAGTCCAGGGTATTCTCTATATATAGTTATGTAAGAATGAACAAAATTCATGTTCTGCACCTGGCCCACGTTGTGGAAAATAGACCTGACATATTTTTCAAGTACGTGTAAGACTCTGGAACTCTTTCAGCTTATACTTCAAAGACATAGAAGAGTAACTTTGGGAACCCTATTTAGATTTACGTGCTAGAAAATTTTTTCCCTAAGTATTAGTTTGACAATGGTGACAATAAACCCACTGTCACCCATCTGATAAAGAAGACTTACCCTTTTCAATTTGGCAGCAGCCTCTCCTGAACGGATTGCAGTCAGCAAACTCTGTCGCATCTGTTCTGGGTCAGAGCTTTGGAATGTTAAAGAACTTTGTCTCATAACAGTGAATGATGGGCAATCAGTTGGAGTTGGTATTTGGGAATTCTGTTCATTATGTGCAGAGTTATTTTCctacaaaaataaatgtgaaatatttatatgaatgCCAAGAAAAGAATGGGCCATTTtttgcaaaacattttcatcatcaatAGTTCTTTAACAATCACATTTGCCACACTGGTGTTTCAGACAGAGCTCTGTTTCCTCACCCACTGAATTATCTCTGCTGCCAGGGCTAAGCTGGAAGGTGAGGGCATTATTttctcttgaactcaggaagccAAAGAAGAAAAGTGGTACCACTCTTTGCTTCATAAATACAGTGGTAATTTTATTGTTCTTGAGTTAAATACTGCTGACTTCACCAATACACAGAACTGGTTAGAAAAGccaaattaagattttaaaaaatactacaaattaaaaaatgactcatttTCATGGTTTCAACATACCAGGATatgaaattactatttttaaatgagcaaaacaGTCAAATAGACAATGTCATATTTGTTGAATCTAATATATCTTCTAATAAAGGAATACTAATTACTATGCTACACTTAATAGCTTATTTTGTGTTTCTGGAAGTCACATGGACTAAGTGCtaaccatgttttattttttgccatgagaatcaatatataaaaattaggaaCTTCCAAACTGAAGACTAAAAAATTTAATTACGCGTCTCAGGAAGGAATATTTAGTAACTGATGTAAGTGGCATATGTTATCAAGTAATCTTAAATGTCTTTTTCAAACTGCCAAATACGtatctttaccaaaaaatgaGCCAAACAGGGCTCAGGCAATGACTTAAAAGCTTTATTATCTAACCAAGCTTCCATTGTTTAGGAATGGTATTCTATTCCAAGAAAAATCACAGGCTTTGTGCTCAAGTAAAGAATTAATCTTTGTATCATACTTCTATTCCTGATGCTATATCAAAGtaataaacataaatgtaaaatacatgaaaaatattaagataaatgTTGTTATACagttatggaaaaatatttacttgGCAATATGGTTAACATTCTTTTGCTCTAGGAATGTTTGAAAAAGTAATATTAAATACTTCTGGAACTGTCACACAAATATGAACGTATTCTTTAAACACTATCAGAGTAAGAGTACACaaagtatttctttaaaattgcaTGAGGATTATCATAAATCATGCTGAGAATTTCATCTTCTCCTTTGACTCTATTATCTGAAGCTAGCAAAATACAACATTTAGTTGACCAAACACTAAGTCAACAACACTCctttttggtaaatatttaagATTAGATAGTGGTTAGATAACAGTTTGGTCAACATACATATTCTAGTTGAAAGTTGACACTGAATTAACAAAATGGGGAattaagaaaattacattttaaaattctgctttcaATGTATTTATATGTGAAAATGTACAATATATGCAAGCTGAAGTTGAGTGTATACGATGGAAATCACATAGCTGAGAGATGCTCAGTTATTTTGTCTAGTGTCTCATActgttatttttccatttcattaagaCCATTTCCTTTACTATTACATAGTAATGTAAAATTGGAGAATAAACCAGAAGATTTAGAcaagttaaaaacaaattaagataACACAGGAAAATAGAACCATAAACTAGTAAATATATCATACAAATGATATGAGCaaagaaactttaaaacatttgctAATGACACAATTATATAATGATGACCTTACAGTAATACCTAAACAAGTTATATAAGTTGTAATTGCGAGCAAATAATCAGGTTTTATGTATTACCACTCTCTTCACTACAATAGCTTAATTTCAGATTAATATGAGTTCAGAGTTAAGTAGCACACAAACATATCAACATGTTTGTTAACCCCCATTAAACCATGTCATTAAATttgaatacttatttttaaaaaggctacaGTTACCTTATCAGACACACCAAGTTGTGGGATGTCCACAAATTTATTTACAGAATGAGTCTTCCCTTCTTCTGTGTTGGCTGGAGGTTGGACGGATGCACTGGCACTAGGTGACTCGGTGCGCTCTTTACTGAAAGACTGTGACCTCTTCACTACAGCAAGAGCAAACGGTGAAGGACCAGAATTTGAGTATGGTCGTGGGGCTCCAAAAGTTTTCAAAGTCTTCAGATTTTGTGTGGATACCTGACTAGCAGGAATTGTCGCAGGTTTCGGAGCTATGGGAGGAGGGGAGGCTTCAGCAGGAGCCTGACCGATGACATCATCATCAGTTTTTTCAACAAGGGGTTGTGGAACAGAGTGAGGCGTTTTACTTAAGGGAGAAAGAGTCTGCTCCAGAGAAGGCAGCATATCCCTTTCTGCCTCTTTATTTGTCAGTTCTTTTGGAGCAGGAATAGGGGCAGCATGGACACTCTTGGCAGCTGCAGATGTCACATAGTGACCCGATACTCTCTTCTGcatctgcaaaaaaaaagagctgggttTGGCCTGGGGATTTGAAGCCCGAGATTTAAATTTTGATTCCAAAATATTGTTTATGTCTTCCAAATTTGGTGCAAAAGGAGCTGTGCCAGTGTCTCTTGTCATTTTGGGAGTAGGTTTCAGAGGACTAACCATGGCACCATCAGGTGAGCTCACAGAACTGTGCACTTGATGCTCTGTTCTCAggttaggctttggtttaaggtTTGGCAGTGGCCCTTTTGGGCTTTCAGAAATAGCAGAATCTTCTGTTTGGATGGCAGTTTCTTTCACATTCTCATGAGTGTGCTTTTTCCCTAAAGCATGCATGTCCTGATCATCTTTATACTCTATGGTTTCTGATTGCCAGTCTTTCGATATTTCCAAGGATTTGGGAGGCACTATTTTATAAGTAGTCATGCcaattttgggtatatactctcGTGTAATTTCATTTGAAGGTTTTGGCTTGGGATTGTAGTCCTGTCTATAAAGTGGGTAATTCTTTAGGTAAGAAGCAGCTGAATTTTTGTCAATCCTATCTATAGGAGGCAAAAGATCATCATTATCATGTGCACAAATTGGATCTTTTACGGTAAGTGGATCTTCTGAATGTATAATTAGGGTGCCTTGACTCCTGAATTCCTCTGAGGTATCTACAGAATCTTGTGAACTTAAGGATGAGTGTTGAGTTGATATGTTGTTATTTGAAGTTTGCACACTTTCTTcaactttggagtcagacaaatTATGATCTTGGTGTTTCCCATCAAAACTGTTACAAGAAGGGGTTGTCTGAATTGCTGCATCttgcatttttgtcttttctgcaCTGGGTTGATTCAGTTTTTGATCTGGTACTGATGAAGCTGCTAGATTGTTTTCCTTGTAACTTATAGCAGTATCAGTTTCATGTGCCTGCGAGTTTGATGGTCTCTCAACTTCTATATCAATGTTGTTATTTTTGGCAACACCTCCTACactgatttctgttttcttcattccatttttcatATTGTCTTCTGTGTTCTCTGGAAAGacaattatttcattttgaactactgagaaaaaaaaatcatcaagttaaatatatgaaaaaagtagaaaacctCAAGTTTTTAATGCCTACTTTTTCCAACCTGAAATAGTTTGGTTTGAATTCTACAGAAAATTTTCAACTCACTGACTATATAAAGGTAGGTAGTAGCATACAGAGAAAATAGTACGTGCTTTGGATTCATACAGACTGAAGTTTGGAATCCCTGGCTTAACTAGTGTGGCCACAACATGTTAATTAAcccctttgagcctcagtttgctcagacataaaaaggtgaaaatatttatattatatatgtatcatTTAGATAGCATGCTCATTAGTATATTGACCAGAATAAACACTCCATagaaggtaaataaaaataagtttttacttCTTAGAAGATGTCATTCAGTCATTGTTCATGACAAAAAATAGAAGTTGACAAATTCAAAAACTGtatttttcctctattttgaCTGTCTTTTCTATAGCCCCTagcatatttaaattttcatacctaacattaaaaggaaaagaatcccAGCAAATGCAGTTTTAATGAAGGCCTTAACAGAAAAGATTAAGATTTACAGTAAAAACAGAATCTCAGTTAATTGTCTTGTTAACTAGGTATCTTTGCTGAAGGCTGTTAGAGgactttatttttagttataaCATGGGTGATTTCAATGCCATGAAATCAGTCATAatggttttgatttttctctgttggAAATAGGCATCCTTATTCTACAGTCAGAGTCAAAATCAAAGTAGAGAATAACCTTCCTCTCCCTTGCACTACTTTTCCTCTTGATTCTAATTCAGACCTCCTGAAAACAAAACTCATTTGGCAGTGTCTGGGTTAAGAGAGCGAAAGCTTCCAGTCAACAACATGACGGCAAAGCACTGGCAGGAGGCATGTGGAAGGAAACAGGCTTTGGAGTCTGCACCATGTGCCCAGTACTGAATTAAGTCATTCCTCTGCTCCTCTATTCAAATGCCCTGAAGAATCATGCTTCCTGCACGATCACTATGCTTATCTTCAAAACCCTAGTGGCCTTCTCACATATGGCAGTGGTTTGCACAGCACAAGTTAAATGTGAGCCTTGGGGGTCAAACTGTGAAATTATGTCAAGTTATTTCTCTATAGTTTTATCATTACCCACTTTTACCTGTAAGGATGAGATGAAGTACACTGCCTAAAATGTAATAAGCTATATTATATAGTTACTctcttaaataaagaaaaaaagatatgcatGCAGAAAAATATCATGTTAGGTAAATTtgtatacaatttaaaaacatatcttcACATTTTTAAACTCTGCCTGATTGCACAGTTACTCATCTACCTAGGTGAATTCTTTTCTCAATGAccaattattattaactattttgATTTACAAAATTAAGGACCCATGCTCTTAGGAACCATAGAAGAGGCACATTTCTGCCTCTGCTCTCAATTTACGTGGTTCATAAGTATTTTTCAATGTTCATAcgaaaaacaatattttgaacACTGTTATAAGCATGGAAGAATTTAAGAAACAATCTCTGGCAGCAGGAAATGagtctaaatgtatttccttctttctttcttatttctaattttccaCTGAATATATGTATTTCccagaaatattttccaaaagaaagtaaatcaatgtaaacatatattttaaattgaatcCCCTTTTAAAAACCCTAATTTATTGGTTTTAGAATTATAAGTctctgtttttcatatttttggtaggTTACACCTACTTACCATTGTCTAACTCTGAATTTCTTCTCAACATTTCATGATTATTTCCAGTGATTGGCAGTCCTGGAAACCCAGAATCCATCCTCATATACAACTGACAATGATGTTAACCAAGTGTTTATAAATGGCTAGATCATTTTCCAAGAATGGCCAGTAGAGGGAGAAGGTATCTTTTATACTATAGTGACCCTCTACTCAAAAGTGACACTGACATTGACAAACTTACAAGAAGGTGATTTCGATAAGGGTAGGTAAAAAcgaaaacagaataaaactacTTTAAGAATAATAGacattatttactttaaaaaaacaactagaGTTGACAAAGGTCATAGCAAAACAaaccatatgcaaatcaaaatacTACGTAAATGTACTTGTGACTCTGGCACTAACTTGACAACAAAAATCTTAACAAAAATGATTCAACTTGACTAttgttttaaagagaaagaagcagcTTTTAAATCATAATTTCTCAATAGGAATGCTATTGCCATCACAGTACATGCTGTGAAAAACTGACtcaagtggaaaagaatgaaaaaattatttgcttttagaCCTTCTCAGTATGATATCTCacaatggtattgaatgtgggaGAAAATGAATCAGTAGCATACATATTCAAGTTAAcgaacacataccacacacatacaattttatatatatatatataattatatatataagtatGACATTGCAATTATCTATGTCTTATTCAAATATGAATACTACATCCCTAAGTTTTCTAAATATCTTAACCTAGTTTTCTAGATTAACATAATAGATTGGACTATGAGAATTCATAAGCCACTTCCTTCTTAACCCCTTAAAACACCATTGtgtattttttgaattttctatttgcataggattgtttttctgaaattcaatACTAAGTACATATTTTATGAGTATCTCAGGATTCTGCTAGGTGCCATGAGTAGTGCAAAGTATCAAATGTCATTTATCTGATCTAAGACTGCCTAATTCAGTTAAGGAATCATAAATATAGAACCACAAAACTTCTAATAATcaagtaaaaaaatgaaatgatatgatttggataaAAGTTGAATGGgtaaaatagatgaaaaattgtctttcaggCAAAGACAACATGAATATATGCCTTATGATATAGAAATGAGCAAATGACATCATGAGAAAAAATAAGTTGTGCTAATATGAGGATGGGAACTGGGAAACAGTGGTAAATAAGGTTATATTATTAGATGATTTGGGCCTTGAAAAATCCGGCAGAAAAGTTTCATCCAAGGAAGTTagatggaaaaaaagagaaacagatcgCAAATAGATACaaagaggaaacatttttaaGATCCAAAGTCTAAATTAGATAATTTCTATGTTTTAACAACAAAAGTAGTACGCATGGTAGTGAAGGGCACACTCTAGAGCAATATTGCCCCAGTTTAAATCCTAGGTTCACCACTTACCGTAGTAGTTGTGAGACCTCAGGTGAGTTATCTAATATCTCTGTGGCAcaatcatctgtaaaatggaactaaAAATAATAGTACCCATAATATCCATAAATGAGGTAGGTATTAAGTGAGTTACaggagattaaatgagttaatacatataaagtgtTAAGAATTGTCCTTGGCACATAATAAAAGTAAGAAAGTGTTGGCTATTAATTTATATAACTCACCATTCTCTTGGTTTGGGCCCAACGACTTCAAGTTTCTTATACTGTCAACTACCTTCTTTTCATCGCTTGTATCATATACTACACTTTGTGGTTCTCTGGAAGATATGACATTGTATGTTATATGTTGATActactgaaacacacacacacacacacacacacacacacacacacacacaatgagaaAACAGGCAATAATTTCCAAAGACAGATGGACTAAAATAATCATTTCTTTCTGCCAAACATCGGaaatttaaaagcagagaaaaaatataACTGAGAAGAAATGTTGCTATGAAACATTAACTTTCATGTGGTGGtcccattaaaaagaaagaagcttgGTAAAATAGACACTTTTCCAAAGTAGtggctttattttgttattatcagttatttgccttttaaagaaaaagaaaattaaatgaaacagtTTAGTTTTCATCTGGCAAGGTCAACTATATAAATCAGAATGTAGCCTGACCTCACTGATCTTTTTTCCCTTTGGTGATAGAATAGtttaataaaaagacaatctCATGCAAATTATAGTAAACCTCTGACATATATGGTTTATTTTGCTTGGTTGATTTCAtctttatccatgttgttgcatttCAAACCTAAGTGGACTAGAATATAGCTGCCCATTTCTAGAATCAAGCGGAAAGTACATTCTCTGTTTCATAAAGTTGACTGCAAAGATAATACTCGTGATTTAACATCATACTCCAATATGCAGAATTGTTTTCATATACCAGTGAAAATCCACCAGGAATACTTggtaaaaattgaaaattaaatattacatataggTCACATAGGTAAcaggcaaaacacacacacaaataaaaattttcatttttgaatcaCACAAATAAACTATTTCTCATGGTTTATCTGACACAGGGATATTAGAATTGTCACATTCGATTTTCTTTGAATGTAATTACATGCAAGTAAGTACTTCATTAATAAACATTcttatataatggtaaaaaggATAAAGCCAAAACCAAAGGGCTGactatatttatgtttaaaatatcagATCTATATTTCAGAAGACTAGTATTAATTAAACTAACGGCCACCAACACTCCAGCACAGAGACTACTTACTGTCCATCTGTGCTTttagtttcttgtttttcttccatGGAGTTTTGTGAGAACTCTCCACTACCATTGCCAAGGGCTGAGTCAGGATCATTTTTCAGTGTATTTATTATATCAGTAGATACAAAAGGAATATCTTGTGACTTCGGAGAAATATTTTCAGCTTCAACTTTAGGCACTTCACTCAGTTCTTCCTTTTCATCTATCTCTTCAAGGCTATAATCAGAGCTTATTCCAGCTACAAAGAAATGCAGATATAATCCTAAATATTAATTTGTCTCATTCATCATATGCAATTCTGGCAAGGaaggaattttgaaaaataataattagctggactCTTTTaaattctgcctcaaaaataatagTGAAGTTCTTTCTCCTGGTGAGTAGTCACGTTAACATAAAACCAGATTATCTCACTCATAATTCTCAAAACAATTTGCTATCACTCTAGGTTTTATTCATGGTAGAGACAAGAGGTTATTTAATCTCATAAACTTCaagttaaatatttcatttaagaaCTATCTTTCAATTGAATGGTTTTTACACTCATCCAGCATCTCAATAGTGCAAATTAAAggcaaattaataattttaaaagtgaaaatgaaaagcaCATGAGATTTTTGTATTGTCTACAAGGGCACTCATAAAATTTGACTCAATAGTTATTAGTACCAACTATACTTGAGAATTACCTGAGCCCCCTTTAAAAATACTGAGGCTCACACCCTACTCCacaaaatcagaatctctgaaggGTGGGGCAAGGGACTTTTAAGACTACTTAGATGATTCTACTATGCAACCTGAGTTAAAAGCCACTGACCTAGAtgcttaatttttgaaaatacaaatagaGCAAGTATTGGACAatgaaaattaagttttattCCTATCCAGTTTGATTCTCAGAGGAAACTTGCTTTAACAGTTTTTCCTGTATGCCCTGAGAAAGTGTAATATACATACATAGGCTGATAACCATACTCAcatgtttctttttgttagtttatttaatataaatggaagcaTACTGTAGCCACCTAGCTTTTTTCTCCACTTACAATATCTTAAATATCATCCATATTAATACATATGTTTacacataaatattttcaatagCTGTGGTTAACACATggaccctaaaacctaaagtataataataataaatttaaaaaaatgtattttatcacCAACAACCAATAGCCAGCAGGCTAAAAGAGAAGGAGGCATCCTGAGCAGTTAATGTTCATGCT
Above is a genomic segment from Pongo pygmaeus isolate AG05252 chromosome 11, NHGRI_mPonPyg2-v2.0_pri, whole genome shotgun sequence containing:
- the COBLL1 gene encoding cordon-bleu protein-like 1 isoform X6 gives rise to the protein MDGRTPRPQDAPAGRKPKAKAPLPPAETKYTGVSSAADCIESTAFIMEQKENMIDKDVELSVVLPGDIIKSTTVHGSKPMMDLLIFLCAQYHLNPSSYTIDLLSAEQNHIKFKPNTPIGMLEVEKVILKPKMLDKKKPTPIIPEKTVRVVINFKKTQKTIVRVSPHASLQELAPIICSKCEFDPLHTLLLKDYQSQEPLDLTKSLNDLGLRELYAMDVNRESCQISQNLDIMKDKENKGFFSFFQRSKKKRDQTASAPATPLVNKHRPTFTRSNTISKPYISNTLPSDAPKKRRAPLPPMPASQSVPQDLAHIQERPASCIVKSMSVDETDKSPCEAGRMRAGSLQLSSTSAGNSSLRRTKRKAPSPPSKIPPHQSDENSRVTALQPVDGVLPDSASEANSPEELSSPAGISSDYSLEEIDEKEELSEVPKVEAENISPKSQDIPFVSTDIINTLKNDPDSALGNGSGEFSQNSMEEKQETKSTDGQEPQSVVYDTSDEKKVVDSIRNLKSLGPNQENENTEDNMKNGMKKTEISVGGVAKNNNIDIEVERPSNSQAHETDTAISYKENNLAASSVPDQKLNQPSAEKTKMQDAAIQTTPSCNSFDGKHQDHNLSDSKVEESVQTSNNNISTQHSSLSSQDSVDTSEEFRSQGTLIIHSEDPLTVKDPICAHDNDDLLPPIDRIDKNSAASYLKNYPLYRQDYNPKPKPSNEITREYIPKIGMTTYKIVPPKSLEISKDWQSETIEYKDDQDMHALGKKHTHENVKETAIQTEDSAISESPKGPLPNLKPKPNLRTEHQVHSSVSSPDGAMVSPLKPTPKMTRDTGTAPFAPNLEDINNILESKFKSRASNPQAKPSSFFLQMQKRVSGHYVTSAAAKSVHAAPIPAPKELTNKEAERDMLPSLEQTLSPLSKTPHSVPQPLVEKTDDDVIGQAPAEASPPPIAPKPATIPASQVSTQNLKTLKTFGAPRPYSNSGPSPFALAVVKRSQSFSKERTESPSASASVQPPANTEEGKTHSVNKFVDIPQLGVSDKENNSAHNEQNSQIPTPTDCPSFTVMRQSSLTFQSSDPEQMRQSLLTAIRSGEAAAKLKRVTIPSNTISVNGRSRLSHSMSPDARDGR
- the COBLL1 gene encoding cordon-bleu protein-like 1 isoform X2, translating into MPPSWSPLMCGRAAEAAASSRTPGREMGQVTRRLGAGARAAPRRAMDGRTPRPQDAPAGRKPKAKAPLPPAETKYTGVSSAADCIESTAFIMEQKENMIDKDVELSVVLPGDIIKSTTVHGSKPMMDLLIFLCAQYHLNPSSYTIDLLSAEQNHIKFKPNTPIGMLEVEKVILKPKMLDKKKPTPIIPEKTVRVVINFKKTQKTIVRVSPHASLQELAPIICSKCEFDPLHTLLLKDYQSQEPLDLTKSLNDLGLRELYAMDVNRATSVTVFSKSSLQESCQISQNLDIMKDKENKGFFSFFQRSKKKRDQTASAPATPLVNKHRPTFTRSNTISKPYISNTLPSDAPKKRRAPLPPMPASQSVPQDLAHIQERPASCIVKSMSVDETDKSPCEAGRMRAGSLQLSSTSAGNSSLRRTKRKAPSPPSKIPPHQSDENSRVTALQPVDGVLPDSASEANSPEELSSPAGISSDYSLEEIDEKEELSEVPKVEAENISPKSQDIPFVSTDIINTLKNDPDSALGNGSGEFSQNSMEEKQETKSTDGQEPQSVVYDTSDEKKVVDSIRNLKSLGPNQENENTEDNMKNGMKKTEISVGGVAKNNNIDIEVERPSNSQAHETDTAISYKENNLAASSVPDQKLNQPSAEKTKMQDAAIQTTPSCNSFDGKHQDHNLSDSKVEESVQTSNNNISTQHSSLSSQDSVDTSEEFRSQGTLIIHSEDPLTVKDPICAHDNDDLLPPIDRIDKNSAASYLKNYPLYRQDYNPKPKPSNEITREYIPKIGMTTYKIVPPKSLEISKDWQSETIEYKDDQDMHALGKKHTHENVKETAIQTEDSAISESPKGPLPNLKPKPNLRTEHQVHSSVSSPDGAMVSPLKPTPKMTRDTGTAPFAPNLEDINNILESKFKSRASNPQAKPSSFFLQMQKRVSGHYVTSAAAKSVHAAPIPAPKELTNKEAERDMLPSLEQTLSPLSKTPHSVPQPLVEKTDDDVIGQAPAEASPPPIAPKPATIPASQVSTQNLKTLKTFGAPRPYSNSGPSPFALAVVKRSQSFSKERTESPSASASVQPPANTEEGKTHSVNKFVDIPQLGVSDKENNSAHNEQNSQIPTPTDCPSFTVMRQSSLTFQSSDPEQMRQSLLTAIRSGEAAAKLKRVTIPSNTISVNGRSRLSHSMSPDARDGR
- the COBLL1 gene encoding cordon-bleu protein-like 1 isoform X3 → MPPSWSPLMCGRAAEAAASSRTPGREMGQAVTRRLGAGARAAPRRAMDGRTPRPQDAPAGRKPKAKAPLPPAETKYTGVSSAADCIESTAFIMEQKENMIDKDVELSVVLPGDIIKSTTVHGSKPMMDLLIFLCAQYHLNPSSYTIDLLSAEQNHIKFKPNTPIGMLEVEKVILKPKMLDKKKPTPIIPEKTVRVVINFKKTQKTIVRVSPHASLQELAPIICSKCEFDPLHTLLLKDYQSQEPLDLTKSLNDLGLRELYAMDVNRATSVTVFSKSSLQESCQISQNLDIMKDKENKGFFSFFQRSKKKRDQTASAPATPLVNKHRPTFTRSNTISKPYISNTLPSDAPKKRRAPLPPMPASQSVPQDLAHIQERPASCIVKSMSVDETDKSPCEAGRMRAGSLQLSSTSAGNSSLRRTKRKAPSPPSKIPPHQSDENSRVTALQPVDGVLPDSASEANSPEELSSPAGISSDYSLEEIDEKEELSEVPKVEAENISPKSQDIPFVSTDIINTLKNDPDSALGNGSGEFSQNSMEEKQETKSTDGQEPQSVVYDTSDEKKVVDSIRNLKSLGPNQENENTEDNMKNGMKKTEISVGGVAKNNNIDIEVERPSNSQAHETDTAISYKENNLAASSVPDQKLNQPSAEKTKMQDAAIQTTPSCNSFDGKHQDHNLSDSKVEESVQTSNNNISTQHSSLSSQDSVDTSEEFRSQGTLIIHSEDPLTVKDPICAHDNDDLLPPIDRIDKNSAASYLKNYPLYRQDYNPKPKPSNEITREYIPKIGMTTYKIVPPKSLEISKDWQSETIEYKDDQDMHALGKKHTHENVKETAIQTEDSAISESPKGPLPNLKPKPNLRTEHQVHSSVSSPDGAMVSPLKPTPKMTRDTGTAPFAPNLEDINNILESKFKSRASNPQAKPSSFFLQMQKRVSGHYVTSAAAKSVHAAPIPAPKELTNKEAERDMLPSLEQTLSPLSKTPHSVPQPLVEKTDDDVIGQAPAEASPPPIAPKPATIPASQVSTQNLKTLKTFGAPRPYSNSGPSPFALAVVKRSQSFSKERTESPSASASVQPPANTEEGKTHSVNKFVDIPQLGVSDKENNSAHNEQNSQIPTPTDCPSFTVMRQSSLTFQSSDPEQMRQSLLTAIRSGEAAAKLKRVNFLLGVPSSAEKKMW